A single genomic interval of uncultured Sunxiuqinia sp. harbors:
- a CDS encoding FecR domain-containing protein codes for MDKRKEESLQHIFEKIQHGILLEEKRASKNNFIWNFYRTAAAILLIPVLTFSVWYYTNSISSKYTAEVEHIEQAWVEINAPDGARVQFSLPDGSSGWLNSGAKLRYPSIFNRHRRVELTGEAYFEVRHRDSTEFIVSIPDMDIKVLGTKFNVSAYASDSFSDVVLKEGKVEIKGKADSFNHRLIPGEKINFNRETKSLNLYSVDANRYTAWKDGYLIIENENLGQIVGRIERWYNVDIIIKDKKLMNYRFKATFKDEPLEEVLRLLAKSTPIKHRIQERKMNSNGVLLKRVVTIESK; via the coding sequence ATGGATAAAAGGAAGGAGGAATCTTTGCAACATATTTTTGAAAAAATACAACATGGTATTTTACTTGAAGAAAAGAGGGCTTCCAAAAATAATTTCATTTGGAATTTTTATAGAACTGCTGCTGCGATTCTTTTAATACCGGTTTTAACATTCTCGGTATGGTATTATACAAATTCAATATCATCAAAGTATACTGCCGAGGTTGAGCACATTGAACAAGCATGGGTCGAAATAAATGCACCTGATGGTGCTAGAGTTCAATTCTCGTTGCCAGATGGATCTTCAGGGTGGCTAAATAGCGGTGCAAAATTGAGGTATCCTTCAATTTTTAATAGGCATAGAAGGGTTGAATTAACAGGAGAGGCATATTTTGAAGTACGCCATCGGGATAGTACGGAGTTTATAGTTAGCATTCCTGATATGGATATCAAAGTATTGGGAACAAAGTTTAATGTTTCAGCCTATGCAAGCGATTCCTTTTCCGACGTTGTGCTAAAAGAAGGAAAAGTAGAAATTAAAGGGAAGGCTGATAGTTTTAATCATAGGCTTATTCCCGGAGAAAAAATAAATTTTAACCGCGAAACCAAGTCATTGAACCTATATAGTGTTGATGCAAACCGATATACTGCATGGAAAGATGGATATCTGATAATTGAGAATGAAAACTTAGGACAGATTGTTGGACGAATAGAACGCTGGTATAATGTTGATATAATAATTAAGGATAAAAAATTGATGAATTATAGGTTTAAGGCAACTTTTAAAGATGAACCCTTGGAAGAAGTGCTAAGGCTATTAGCTAAATCAACTCCTATAAAACACAGAATTCAAGAACGGAAAATGAATTCAAATGGAGTATTACTTAAAAGAGTTGTAACAATAGAATCGAAATAA
- a CDS encoding SusC/RagA family TonB-linked outer membrane protein, with product MSLRVSNERLENVLRMIEDDSDFFFLYNKDLVDVEQKVKLEVSNKTIDRILDDLLDGKKIGYDINNRQIVLYSLQANTDIRNQKKDIKGKVTDEKGNTLPGVTILIKGTNKGTVTNIDGEFQIQAEADDILVFSFIGFNKLELPANLSDFMNVELETNVQQLDELVITALGISRQSKALPYNTQTISSDELAEVRDANNVMNSLQGKVANALITQSSSGVGGEARIVLRGNSSISGSNSALIVVDGVPNSRGVNINPDDIESMTILNGSAAAALYGSEAGNGVVVVTTKKGNKEAASISLNSGLTFNTAFSLPQFQNEYGQGYNGSFFPTQGNNWGELMTGEEYTNYLGEVRNYSAEPDNVKDFFNTGINANNSISISGGGEKSQGYMSYTNNKVEGIVPNNTMQSHNFNLRLTNQLTKKLSTDAKVTYYTANVDGILRAGEGNTAVLDAYQIPRNVSIEDVKKFETVDSFGVLAAETYPSPIDSRYQNPYWVANYDKLSEERSQIFGYVSAQYKITDWLSVKGRANIDRASVLHEQKTSEGTVGMELKSGGFYKRTSSVITNEWYDFSFDGSNDINELLKIDYHLGGIYQDKKYSENTLTANGLNIRNKFSSNFATNPIPTQSGTRIKTQSLYALVNLSYKNSFYLDASIRGDWDSRLPSPHSYQYFSVGGSAIISEIVKLPSTISFLKATASYAEVGNGGQFGLLETTYGYSAGTAHGYISRSGTYSIPDLKPEIVQSKEFGLEAKFFDNRLSVEVSYYQNNSKNQLLSIGMPFATGYSTQYINAGNIENRGFEIVLSADVIKRREFNWGVGFNAGFNKNEVIELSEGLDVVYQGFGDWGGRPQIAVGGSYGDLVVSKWARNDDGQFLVTENGLPVTSGAAGEQPSLIGNFNPDAVLGLTNTFKYNDISLRVLIDGRVGGVAISGTEGNLSHSGITESTLPYREGGWNLGGVNAEGQAVDAEINAQQFWQTVSGKRFATGEFYTYDATNFRIRELALGYDIPLSKVFFIKSASFSVVARNLMWLYRGKSVLKIPGVEERTMWFDPDISLGHTNNFQGIEYGMPSTRSIGFNLSLNF from the coding sequence ATGTCATTAAGAGTATCCAATGAACGTCTTGAAAATGTTCTTAGAATGATCGAAGATGATTCAGACTTTTTCTTCTTATATAACAAGGACTTAGTTGATGTTGAGCAGAAAGTTAAATTGGAAGTATCAAATAAAACCATTGATAGAATACTTGATGACCTTCTTGATGGAAAGAAAATTGGTTATGATATCAATAACCGCCAAATAGTGCTTTATAGCCTGCAGGCAAATACAGACATAAGAAATCAGAAGAAAGATATCAAAGGTAAAGTTACAGATGAGAAGGGAAACACATTGCCTGGGGTGACTATTCTTATTAAAGGGACAAATAAAGGAACTGTAACAAATATAGATGGAGAATTTCAGATTCAGGCTGAGGCCGATGATATATTGGTTTTCTCTTTTATTGGTTTCAATAAGTTAGAGTTACCTGCGAATTTAAGCGATTTCATGAATGTTGAGTTGGAAACGAATGTTCAGCAACTTGATGAATTGGTTATTACAGCTCTTGGTATTTCCAGACAGTCCAAGGCACTTCCTTACAACACTCAAACAATTTCAAGTGATGAACTAGCTGAAGTTCGGGATGCTAACAATGTTATGAATTCCTTGCAAGGTAAAGTTGCCAATGCCCTGATTACTCAAAGTTCATCAGGTGTTGGAGGAGAGGCTCGAATTGTACTTCGCGGAAACAGTTCTATTAGTGGAAGTAACAGTGCACTCATTGTTGTTGATGGAGTCCCGAATAGTAGAGGTGTAAATATTAATCCCGATGATATTGAGTCGATGACCATTCTTAATGGTTCAGCTGCTGCAGCTTTATATGGTAGTGAAGCAGGTAACGGAGTTGTGGTAGTTACCACAAAAAAGGGAAACAAGGAAGCGGCGTCAATTAGCCTAAATTCGGGTTTGACATTTAATACTGCTTTCTCTTTACCCCAATTCCAAAATGAATATGGACAGGGTTATAATGGTTCTTTCTTTCCTACTCAGGGGAATAACTGGGGCGAATTAATGACTGGCGAAGAATACACCAATTATTTAGGTGAAGTCAGAAATTATAGTGCAGAACCTGACAATGTTAAAGATTTTTTTAATACTGGTATAAATGCTAACAATAGCATTAGTATATCTGGTGGTGGAGAGAAGTCTCAGGGGTATATGTCTTATACAAATAATAAAGTAGAAGGTATTGTCCCCAACAATACAATGCAAAGCCACAATTTCAATTTAAGGTTAACAAATCAACTTACCAAAAAATTAAGTACCGATGCCAAGGTAACTTATTATACTGCAAATGTTGATGGCATTTTAAGAGCAGGTGAAGGAAATACAGCCGTTTTGGATGCGTATCAAATTCCGCGAAATGTAAGTATTGAAGACGTAAAAAAGTTTGAGACAGTCGATTCATTTGGTGTATTAGCAGCAGAAACTTATCCTTCTCCTATTGACTCGAGGTATCAAAACCCATACTGGGTGGCTAATTACGACAAACTTTCAGAAGAAAGAAGCCAAATATTTGGTTATGTTTCTGCACAGTATAAAATAACTGATTGGTTATCGGTTAAAGGACGTGCAAATATCGATAGAGCAAGTGTTCTACATGAACAAAAAACCAGCGAGGGAACTGTTGGGATGGAGCTTAAATCAGGAGGTTTTTATAAAAGAACATCTTCTGTTATTACAAATGAATGGTATGATTTTTCTTTTGATGGGAGTAATGATATTAACGAATTGCTAAAAATAGATTACCATTTGGGAGGTATTTATCAGGATAAAAAATATTCTGAAAATACCTTAACAGCAAACGGCTTAAATATCAGGAATAAATTTTCTTCAAATTTTGCAACAAATCCAATTCCAACTCAAAGTGGTACTCGTATTAAAACTCAATCGTTATACGCACTCGTAAATCTTTCTTACAAAAATTCTTTTTATCTTGATGCAAGTATAAGGGGTGATTGGGATTCAAGGTTGCCGTCACCACACTCGTATCAATATTTTTCTGTTGGTGGTTCAGCAATTATTTCAGAAATTGTCAAACTTCCTTCAACTATTTCTTTTTTGAAAGCAACAGCCAGTTATGCTGAAGTAGGGAATGGTGGTCAATTTGGATTGTTGGAGACTACTTATGGCTATTCTGCTGGAACAGCTCATGGGTATATATCCAGATCAGGAACATATTCTATTCCTGATTTGAAGCCAGAAATTGTTCAGAGCAAGGAATTTGGATTGGAAGCTAAGTTCTTTGATAATCGACTTTCTGTGGAGGTTTCCTACTACCAAAACAATTCGAAAAATCAGTTATTATCAATTGGAATGCCTTTCGCGACAGGTTATAGTACGCAATATATTAATGCTGGAAATATTGAAAACAGAGGATTCGAAATAGTACTTTCTGCTGATGTTATTAAGCGTAGAGAGTTTAATTGGGGCGTTGGTTTTAACGCTGGATTTAATAAGAACGAAGTAATTGAATTATCTGAAGGGTTGGATGTTGTTTATCAGGGCTTTGGGGATTGGGGAGGAAGACCTCAGATTGCAGTTGGAGGAAGTTACGGAGACTTAGTAGTTAGCAAATGGGCACGAAATGATGACGGACAATTCTTAGTTACCGAGAATGGACTTCCTGTTACATCTGGAGCTGCTGGAGAGCAACCTTCACTTATAGGTAACTTTAACCCTGATGCTGTTTTGGGTTTAACAAACACATTTAAATATAACGATATTTCGTTAAGAGTGCTAATTGATGGACGAGTAGGAGGTGTTGCTATTTCAGGAACAGAAGGAAACCTGTCTCACAGCGGAATTACTGAAAGTACATTACCATATAGAGAAGGAGGATGGAATCTGGGAGGTGTTAATGCCGAAGGACAGGCAGTAGATGCAGAAATAAATGCCCAGCAATTTTGGCAAACTGTTTCAGGTAAACGTTTTGCTACAGGCGAATTTTATACCTATGATGCAACAAACTTTAGAATCAGAGAACTTGCACTCGGGTATGATATTCCATTGTCAAAAGTATTCTTTATTAAGTCTGCCTCATTTTCAGTGGTTGCCAGGAATTTGATGTGGTTATACCGCGGAAAATCAGTACTTAAAATTCCTGGGGTAGAAGAACGAACCATGTGGTTTGATCCTGACATTAGCTTGGGGCATACGAATAATTTTCAAGGTATTGAATATGGCATGCCTTCTACCAGAAGTATTGGGTTCAACCTTAGTTTGAACTTTTAA
- a CDS encoding SusD/RagB family nutrient-binding outer membrane lipoprotein has product MIKIYRHVKMKVSLLMLSLLLMVTSCTDDYSEVNKDPNSIASVGKAELPFLFTKALNSTSWGGQIDENLFSAQYCQYFANLADYFPTDQYEIVMEWVVSVWENHYVNAMPQLQTIMDNTEPTSGEYALAKIWMAYSTHKVTDYWGPIPYSKAGVPALTVPYDTQKDIYYDLFKKLTEGVATLEGMRGQNLFGDYDIIYGGNVDKWITFANTLRLRLALRISNIDPAKAKTEAEAAYAAGVMESNDDNATAQNSIANINSISRMSEWNEFRMSAAMESVMTGYNDPRISRYWLPAVGSGTYEGLRNGLSAVQLGNPKNKAKTNSHIGPRWTAPESGGIDSYLTTPSIVMSAAEAYFLRAEGALLGWNMGGTVKNLYEIGITMSMNQWGVTDQGDILAYLSSTKVPIAPNDYLNSPALNDITIKFDNTDANKQLEQIAMQKWLALFPDGFEAWADYRRRPSINLYPVANSKNPDIPDPTKEYIRRIPFLVYEYQSNTSAAEDAIQLLKVKEDKITTPLWWDVN; this is encoded by the coding sequence ATGATCAAAATATATAGACATGTAAAGATGAAGGTTTCACTCTTGATGTTGTCATTATTACTAATGGTAACATCGTGTACCGATGATTATTCAGAAGTAAACAAAGATCCGAATAGTATAGCTTCGGTAGGTAAAGCTGAATTACCTTTTTTATTTACCAAAGCTCTAAATTCGACTAGTTGGGGGGGCCAAATCGACGAAAACCTCTTTTCTGCTCAATATTGTCAGTATTTTGCAAATCTTGCTGATTATTTCCCTACTGATCAATATGAGATTGTAATGGAATGGGTGGTAAGTGTTTGGGAAAATCACTATGTGAATGCAATGCCTCAGTTGCAGACCATAATGGATAATACGGAACCAACTTCGGGCGAATATGCGCTGGCCAAAATTTGGATGGCCTATTCAACACATAAGGTTACTGATTACTGGGGACCAATTCCATATTCAAAGGCTGGAGTCCCTGCACTGACTGTCCCTTACGATACTCAAAAGGACATATATTACGATTTATTTAAAAAACTGACTGAAGGAGTAGCTACCCTTGAAGGAATGAGAGGGCAAAACTTATTTGGTGATTATGATATAATATATGGTGGAAATGTTGATAAATGGATAACATTTGCAAATACCCTTCGACTAAGACTAGCGCTAAGGATATCGAATATTGATCCTGCAAAAGCAAAAACAGAAGCTGAAGCAGCTTATGCTGCAGGTGTAATGGAATCTAATGATGATAATGCTACTGCCCAAAATAGTATAGCCAATATTAATAGCATTTCCAGGATGTCTGAGTGGAATGAATTTAGAATGAGCGCAGCAATGGAATCAGTAATGACCGGATATAATGATCCCAGAATTTCCAGATATTGGCTACCGGCTGTTGGCTCAGGAACCTATGAAGGATTAAGAAATGGACTTTCTGCCGTTCAGTTGGGTAACCCAAAGAATAAAGCTAAAACAAATTCACATATTGGTCCACGATGGACAGCGCCAGAGTCAGGAGGCATTGATAGTTATTTGACTACTCCAAGCATTGTAATGAGTGCCGCTGAGGCTTACTTCTTAAGAGCTGAAGGTGCTTTGTTGGGGTGGAACATGGGCGGAACTGTAAAGAATTTATATGAAATAGGGATTACAATGTCTATGAACCAATGGGGTGTGACGGACCAAGGTGATATTTTAGCATACCTTTCAAGCACAAAAGTGCCAATTGCTCCAAATGATTATCTAAATTCTCCAGCGTTAAACGATATCACTATCAAGTTTGATAATACAGATGCAAATAAGCAGTTGGAACAAATTGCCATGCAAAAATGGCTTGCTTTGTTTCCTGACGGTTTTGAAGCATGGGCTGATTATAGGAGAAGACCCTCCATCAACCTTTATCCGGTTGCGAACTCCAAAAACCCGGATATACCTGATCCAACGAAAGAATACATTCGAAGAATACCATTTTTGGTATATGAATATCAATCGAATACTTCTGCTGCAGAAGATGCAATTCAACTATTAAAGGTTAAAGAAGATAAAATCACAACACCACTTTGGTGGGATGTAAATTAA
- a CDS encoding SusD/RagB family nutrient-binding outer membrane lipoprotein: MKASFLMLVLLLIVTSCTDDYSEINRDTNSIAVIGEAELPFLFTKALDAINWTGQTSENLYSAQYCQYFANLTSYFPTDQYEIEMSWALHAWQNHFVNAMPQLQTIMKNTEPTSGEYTLARIWMAYSTHRTTDYWGPIPYSQAGEPALTVAYDSQKDIYYDLFKELTESVAVLEGMKGQNVFGDYDIIYGGDINKWIKFANTLRLRLALRISNIDPAKAKTEAEAAYAAGVMESNDDNARALNSIEDDNFLSHSSEWNEFRMSAAMESVMKGYDDPRISVYWIPAFASGTYEGLRNGLSAVQLGDPKNKAKTNSHIGPQWTSPESGGIDSYLTTSHYVMSAAEAYFLRAEGALLGWNMGGTVKNLYETGITMSMNQWGVTNQGAIFAYLSSTKVPIAPNDYLNSPALNDITIKFDNTDTNKQLEQIAMQKWLALFPDGWEAWSDYRRRPSINLYPVANSKNPDIPDPRKEYIRRIPFLVYEYQSNTSAVEDAIQLLKVKEDKITTPLWWDVN; this comes from the coding sequence ATGAAAGCCTCATTTTTGATGCTGGTATTATTACTAATAGTAACATCGTGTACTGATGATTATTCTGAAATAAACAGAGATACCAATAGTATAGCTGTTATTGGTGAGGCAGAATTACCATTTTTGTTTACCAAGGCTTTAGATGCAATTAATTGGACTGGGCAAACCAGTGAAAATCTCTATTCTGCTCAATATTGTCAGTATTTTGCAAATCTCACCTCATATTTTCCTACTGATCAATATGAGATTGAAATGAGTTGGGCTTTACATGCCTGGCAGAACCATTTCGTGAACGCAATGCCTCAGCTTCAAACCATAATGAAAAACACAGAACCAACTTCTGGCGAATATACGCTTGCCAGAATCTGGATGGCCTATTCAACGCATAGGACCACTGATTATTGGGGACCAATTCCATATTCTCAGGCAGGAGAACCTGCTCTGACTGTCGCTTACGATAGCCAAAAAGACATTTATTACGATTTATTTAAAGAACTTACTGAATCCGTAGCTGTCCTTGAAGGAATGAAAGGGCAAAATGTATTTGGAGATTATGATATAATTTATGGTGGCGATATTAATAAGTGGATAAAATTTGCAAACACACTTCGACTAAGGTTAGCACTAAGGATATCGAATATTGATCCTGCAAAAGCAAAAACAGAAGCTGAAGCAGCTTATGCGGCTGGTGTAATGGAATCTAATGATGATAATGCTCGTGCTCTCAATTCAATAGAAGATGATAATTTCCTCTCACATTCGTCAGAATGGAATGAGTTTCGAATGTCTGCAGCAATGGAATCAGTAATGAAGGGATATGATGATCCCAGAATTTCTGTATATTGGATACCAGCGTTTGCATCGGGCACCTATGAAGGTTTGAGAAATGGACTTTCTGCTGTTCAGTTAGGTGATCCTAAGAATAAAGCTAAAACAAATTCACATATTGGTCCACAATGGACCTCCCCAGAATCAGGAGGTATTGATAGTTATTTGACTACTTCACATTATGTAATGAGTGCAGCTGAAGCTTATTTTTTAAGAGCTGAAGGTGCTTTGTTGGGGTGGAACATGGGCGGAACTGTAAAGAATTTATATGAAACAGGAATTACAATGTCTATGAACCAATGGGGTGTGACGAATCAAGGTGCAATTTTTGCTTACCTTTCAAGCACAAAAGTGCCAATTGCTCCAAATGATTATTTAAATTCTCCAGCATTAAATGATATCACCATTAAATTTGATAATACAGATACAAATAAGCAATTGGAACAAATTGCCATGCAAAAATGGCTAGCACTTTTTCCTGATGGATGGGAGGCATGGTCAGATTATAGGAGAAGACCTTCAATTAACCTTTATCCGGTTGCAAACTCTAAAAACCCGGATATACCCGATCCAAGGAAAGAATACATCCGAAGAATACCATTTTTGGTATATGAATATCAATCGAATACTTCTGCAGTAGAAGATGCAATTCAACTATTAAAGGTTAAAGAAGATAAAATCACAACACCACTTTGGTGGGATGTAAATTAG
- a CDS encoding DUF5107 domain-containing protein, giving the protein MNYSFFYKKSYLPIIICVLHVTTVLAQVKVWEEPVVIPTLKVGQLSEHPTFKAEIDMRADDDQIYPYVYNYKITNEYEDRSYKGCYLENEYIKVLVTPEIGGKLYGAVDKTNGYNFFYWQPTVKPALISLTGPWVSGGIEWCFPSGHRQTGFQEIGYRLTENSDGSKTIWVGETEWVHGLRWLVGLTAYPGKSLLEAKVRLMNPENMPESQYMWAVAATHADSSYQLIYPTEQMTDHNRASFTNWPISKGNDISWWKNIANASSYFAEDIGSFFGGYNHNQEAGTAFVGNKHLMTGKKFWSWGASPSGRLWDWVLSDGGGPYVEPQAGFYTDNQPDFHWLNPGEIRDFSLYFFPVKGIGAFKKANINGALNLEVNGDSIQLGVYSTSKITNAIIRLNYQNKIVEERIISIDPSAPYLQSVPYNKEVQNDFNLSLLDASGKTLISYSPTPEKNNQLPESVEPIKSPLNYGHKDEIWNLGEYLYRNRDKSRAEEFFSVLLEDDSLDIRANISMAQMSIEKAEFEKALYLLNNAHARNRDNGKIYYLRGVANLYLGNLDDAYNAFYRATHYLEFVASGYHQIAQIDLMNGDVTSAETHIEKALERNAKSPDLLTLRAICNRLKQNYKEAEEAISLALEFDPMNLCALNEKIKILELLKQPTFEDQKILKQLLIDDYHYYIQLCLSYIEVGLYEDALEVLRRFPATILEEKTLLEYYKGYCYYKLNDKKAAEQSFSNARISSIDKILPFRKQSIDVLKTALKFEALDFNANYFLGLTYAGLLNGKNAYRNLLKASEINPNQAKVWRNLGYLKYGYPGISKDLALARKYYEKAFELAPHDDLILMEFDKVKMDLKEDAFDRLRFLKKHAKIVETNDNLLATMLDLMVAFGEFETPLRFYTEHFFNNREGKYGIHNSYMSAYIGLAQKEKNPEKALDFYKKACEYPDNLKVKPRNPNLRGFLYYPMALLYREIGNEIETKRLLQITADEQTLIPTVANYYKAQATREMDADRSKYQQIIAELETEGTKLINGKKDGYIGKDEDFLQALGHYYISLSYQFKGEKKLGESEFEKARDILLTIEQDAIKLAQEKFK; this is encoded by the coding sequence ATGAATTATAGTTTCTTTTATAAAAAAAGTTACCTCCCGATAATTATCTGTGTACTTCATGTAACAACAGTTTTAGCACAAGTTAAGGTTTGGGAAGAACCAGTGGTGATTCCTACTTTAAAGGTTGGCCAGCTATCAGAACATCCTACATTTAAGGCTGAAATTGATATGCGGGCCGATGACGACCAAATTTATCCATACGTTTATAATTATAAAATTACGAATGAATATGAAGATAGGTCGTACAAGGGATGTTATTTGGAAAATGAATATATCAAGGTCTTAGTTACTCCCGAAATTGGTGGCAAACTATATGGAGCAGTAGATAAAACCAACGGATATAACTTTTTTTATTGGCAACCAACTGTTAAGCCAGCTCTTATAAGTTTGACTGGCCCATGGGTTTCAGGTGGAATAGAATGGTGTTTTCCCTCCGGTCACAGGCAAACTGGGTTCCAAGAAATTGGTTATCGGCTTACTGAAAATTCCGACGGCTCTAAAACAATCTGGGTTGGAGAAACCGAATGGGTGCATGGATTACGGTGGCTGGTTGGTTTAACTGCATATCCGGGTAAGAGTTTGTTAGAGGCAAAAGTAAGATTGATGAATCCTGAGAATATGCCTGAGTCTCAATATATGTGGGCAGTAGCTGCAACCCATGCCGATTCTAGTTACCAGCTTATTTATCCAACCGAACAAATGACAGATCATAATAGGGCATCTTTTACCAACTGGCCAATTTCGAAAGGGAATGATATTTCATGGTGGAAAAACATTGCAAATGCATCAAGTTATTTTGCCGAGGATATAGGCAGCTTCTTTGGCGGTTACAATCATAATCAGGAAGCTGGAACTGCTTTTGTTGGAAATAAGCATTTAATGACTGGTAAAAAATTCTGGTCTTGGGGAGCGTCACCCTCCGGACGGCTATGGGATTGGGTACTTTCTGATGGTGGTGGACCATATGTTGAACCACAGGCAGGATTTTATACCGATAATCAACCTGATTTTCACTGGCTAAATCCAGGCGAAATTCGGGATTTTAGCCTATACTTTTTTCCCGTGAAAGGAATTGGAGCCTTTAAAAAAGCTAACATTAACGGGGCACTCAATCTGGAGGTCAATGGCGACAGCATCCAGCTGGGAGTGTATTCAACGTCAAAGATTACTAACGCAATAATTCGACTGAATTATCAGAATAAAATTGTTGAAGAAAGAATAATTTCAATAGATCCATCCGCTCCATATTTACAATCTGTTCCATACAATAAAGAGGTTCAGAATGATTTTAATCTTTCTCTTCTCGATGCTTCCGGAAAGACATTAATTAGTTATTCTCCCACGCCTGAGAAAAATAATCAGTTACCTGAATCTGTGGAGCCCATAAAATCTCCATTAAATTATGGGCATAAGGATGAAATCTGGAATCTTGGCGAGTATTTGTATCGCAACAGAGATAAAAGTCGGGCTGAAGAATTCTTTAGTGTTCTACTTGAAGATGATTCATTGGATATCAGAGCAAATATTTCAATGGCACAAATGAGCATTGAAAAGGCCGAGTTCGAAAAAGCTTTATATCTGCTAAACAATGCACATGCCCGGAATCGTGATAACGGTAAAATATACTATTTAAGAGGAGTTGCCAATCTTTATCTCGGAAACCTGGATGATGCTTACAACGCGTTTTACAGAGCAACACATTACTTGGAATTTGTTGCGTCAGGATATCATCAAATCGCTCAGATTGATTTAATGAATGGAGATGTTACATCAGCTGAAACGCATATTGAGAAAGCACTGGAACGAAATGCAAAAAGCCCTGATCTTCTAACACTGAGAGCAATTTGTAACCGATTAAAACAAAACTATAAAGAAGCAGAAGAAGCTATTTCATTGGCACTGGAATTCGACCCAATGAATTTGTGTGCACTTAATGAAAAAATAAAAATTTTAGAACTTCTCAAACAACCAACGTTTGAAGATCAAAAGATTTTGAAACAGTTACTTATCGACGATTATCATTATTATATTCAGCTTTGTCTTTCCTATATTGAAGTAGGATTGTATGAGGATGCCTTAGAGGTGCTTAGAAGGTTTCCAGCTACTATATTAGAAGAAAAAACTCTTCTTGAATATTACAAAGGTTACTGTTATTATAAACTCAATGATAAGAAAGCTGCAGAACAGTCATTTTCCAATGCCAGGATTAGTTCTATAGATAAAATACTTCCATTCAGAAAACAATCTATTGATGTTTTAAAAACTGCTTTAAAATTCGAAGCCTTGGATTTTAATGCCAATTACTTTTTGGGACTTACCTATGCAGGTCTCTTAAATGGGAAGAATGCTTATCGTAACTTACTTAAAGCGTCTGAGATAAATCCAAATCAGGCAAAAGTTTGGCGAAACTTAGGGTATTTAAAATATGGCTATCCCGGTATTTCAAAGGATCTGGCTCTTGCTCGAAAATATTACGAAAAAGCGTTTGAATTGGCTCCTCATGATGATTTAATTTTGATGGAATTCGATAAAGTAAAAATGGATTTGAAGGAAGATGCGTTTGACCGTTTACGTTTCTTGAAAAAGCATGCTAAAATTGTTGAAACAAATGATAATTTATTGGCTACAATGCTCGACCTAATGGTTGCTTTTGGAGAATTTGAAACACCATTAAGATTCTACACCGAACACTTTTTTAATAACCGTGAAGGGAAATATGGTATCCATAATTCGTATATGAGTGCATATATTGGGCTGGCTCAGAAAGAGAAAAATCCTGAAAAAGCTCTGGATTTTTATAAAAAAGCTTGCGAATATCCCGACAATCTAAAAGTAAAACCCAGAAATCCGAATCTACGAGGATTTCTTTATTATCCTATGGCTTTGCTTTACCGGGAAATTGGAAATGAAATAGAGACAAAAAGGCTATTGCAAATTACAGCTGACGAACAAACACTTATTCCAACAGTTGCAAATTATTATAAAGCTCAGGCAACTAGGGAAATGGATGCTGACAGATCAAAATACCAACAAATAATTGCCGAACTGGAAACAGAAGGCACCAAATTAATTAACGGCAAGAAAGATGGATATATAGGGAAAGATGAAGACTTTTTGCAAGCCCTGGGGCACTACTACATTTCACTTTCATACCAGTTTAAAGGAGAAAAAAAGTTAGGTGAGAGTGAATTTGAGAAGGCTAGAGATATTTTACTAACCATAGAACAAGATGCAATTAAACTTGCACAGGAAAAATTTAAATAA